A portion of the Streptomyces sp. NBC_00376 genome contains these proteins:
- a CDS encoding methionyl-tRNA formyltransferase produces MRVVMFGYQTWGHRTLQALLDSEHSVELVVTHPRSEHAYEKIWSDSVADLAEEHGVPVLIRNRPDDDELFERLKEADPDIIVANNWRTWIPPHIFGLPRHGTLNVHDSLLPKYAGFSPLIWALMNGESEVGVTAHMMDDELDAGDIVRQEAVAVGPTDTATDLFHKTVDLIAPVTIGALGLIAAGQTEFTKQDRSRASFFHKRAAEDIRIDWNWPAEDLERLVRAQSEPYPSAFTFHRGKRLEVLASVVSRGRYGGTPGRIFYREGEGVVIVAGTDARTGRNHGLAITRVRTEDGRELPATEYFTAMGGYLTNRPDPEAA; encoded by the coding sequence ATGCGGGTCGTCATGTTCGGTTACCAGACCTGGGGGCACCGCACCCTGCAAGCCCTCCTGGACTCCGAGCACAGTGTGGAACTGGTCGTGACGCACCCCAGGAGCGAGCACGCGTACGAGAAGATCTGGAGCGACTCGGTCGCCGATCTCGCCGAGGAGCACGGCGTCCCGGTGCTGATCCGCAACCGTCCCGACGACGACGAGCTGTTCGAGCGCCTCAAGGAGGCCGATCCGGACATCATCGTCGCCAACAACTGGCGCACCTGGATCCCGCCGCACATCTTCGGCCTCCCGCGCCACGGCACGCTGAACGTCCACGACTCGCTGCTGCCGAAGTACGCCGGCTTCTCCCCGCTGATCTGGGCCCTGATGAACGGCGAGTCCGAAGTGGGCGTCACCGCGCACATGATGGACGACGAGCTCGACGCCGGTGACATCGTCCGGCAGGAGGCGGTCGCGGTCGGGCCGACGGACACCGCCACCGACCTCTTCCACAAGACCGTCGACCTCATCGCCCCGGTCACCATCGGAGCGCTCGGCCTCATCGCCGCCGGGCAGACGGAGTTCACGAAGCAGGACCGGTCCCGGGCGAGCTTCTTCCACAAGCGCGCCGCCGAGGACATCCGCATCGACTGGAACTGGCCGGCCGAGGACCTCGAACGCCTGGTCCGCGCCCAGTCGGAGCCGTACCCCAGCGCCTTCACCTTCCACCGGGGCAAGCGGCTCGAAGTCCTCGCCTCGGTGGTGTCCCGGGGCCGTTACGGCGGCACGCCCGGACGCATCTTCTACCGTGAGGGCGAGGGCGTGGTGATCGTCGCCGGAACCGACGCGCGCACCGGCCGCAACCACGGCCTGGCCATCACCCGCGTACGGACCGAGGACGGCCGGGAGCTGCCCGCGACGGAATACTTCACCGCCATGGGCGGCTACCTGACCAACCGCCCTGACCCGGAAGCCGCCTGA
- a CDS encoding FecCD family ABC transporter permease, protein MRTTAVERPAPGGTKRARRRRGVGLGVLVVVLVVAAALSLAVGARALSPAEVWHGLFTAPEADRRLTEVGLIVQTVRVPRTVLAIVAGLALGVGGALIQGYTRNPIADTGLLGVNAGASFAVVSVVAVLGLANPFQYVWFAFLGAAVAGVVVFGLASIGRGAGNPLTLALAGQGLTVFLAAMTTAVALSDQKSLNALRFWNAGSVAGVGFDVIRPVTLFIAVGLVPALITLPALNLLNLGDDVARGLGVNIALSRTVGIVAITLLAGAATAACGPIAFLGLMVAHVARYLTGPDYRWLVPYAGLLGSVVLLVCDIAGRLVVRPGELDAGVVVALLGAPFFAVLVWRGKFRSA, encoded by the coding sequence ATGCGCACGACCGCAGTTGAGCGCCCCGCGCCCGGGGGCACGAAGCGGGCCCGTCGGCGGCGGGGCGTGGGTCTGGGTGTGCTCGTGGTCGTCCTGGTGGTCGCGGCGGCACTGTCGCTGGCCGTCGGTGCGCGCGCGCTGAGCCCCGCCGAGGTCTGGCACGGGCTGTTCACGGCGCCCGAGGCCGACCGGCGGCTCACCGAGGTCGGGCTCATCGTGCAGACCGTGCGGGTGCCCCGGACGGTGCTCGCGATCGTGGCGGGCCTCGCCCTGGGCGTCGGCGGCGCGCTGATCCAGGGGTACACCCGCAACCCCATCGCCGACACGGGGCTGTTGGGGGTGAACGCCGGCGCCTCGTTCGCCGTGGTCTCGGTGGTCGCGGTCCTCGGGCTCGCGAACCCGTTCCAGTACGTCTGGTTCGCCTTCCTCGGGGCGGCGGTCGCCGGTGTCGTGGTCTTCGGTCTCGCCAGCATCGGCCGGGGCGCGGGCAACCCGCTGACGCTCGCCCTGGCCGGGCAGGGGCTCACGGTCTTCCTTGCGGCGATGACCACCGCGGTCGCGCTCTCCGACCAGAAGTCGCTGAACGCGCTGCGGTTCTGGAACGCGGGCTCGGTGGCCGGTGTCGGATTCGACGTCATCCGGCCGGTCACCCTGTTCATCGCGGTCGGACTGGTGCCGGCCCTGATCACCCTGCCCGCCCTCAACCTGCTCAACCTGGGCGACGACGTGGCGCGGGGGCTGGGCGTGAACATCGCGCTGAGCCGGACCGTCGGCATCGTCGCCATCACCCTGCTGGCGGGCGCGGCCACGGCGGCGTGCGGCCCCATCGCCTTCCTCGGGCTCATGGTGGCCCATGTGGCCCGGTACCTGACCGGGCCGGACTACCGCTGGCTGGTGCCGTACGCGGGTCTGCTCGGCTCCGTCGTCCTGCTGGTCTGCGACATCGCGGGGCGCCTGGTGGTGCGTCCGGGCGAGTTGGACGCGGGTGTCGTGGTCGCCCTTCTCGGCGCCCCGTTCTTCGCGGTTCTGGTGTGGCGAGGAAAGTTCAGGAGCGCATGA
- a CDS encoding ankyrin repeat domain-containing protein has product MNDLDRDLLHAAEAGDADAALAALAAGAAVETRDAHLRTPLLLAALADHVAVAETLVAAGADPNVQDDRLDSPWLVTGVTGSVAMMHALLPAGPDLKVTNRFGGTSLIPASERGHVDYVRAVLRETDIDVDHVNRLGWTALLEAVILGDGGPEHQEIVELLITAGATAYLPDGEGVTALEHAERHGFTEIAGLLRAVR; this is encoded by the coding sequence ATGAACGACCTCGACCGCGATCTGCTGCACGCCGCCGAGGCGGGTGATGCCGACGCCGCGCTCGCCGCGCTCGCCGCGGGCGCCGCGGTGGAGACCCGCGACGCGCATCTGCGCACCCCCCTGCTGCTGGCCGCGCTCGCCGATCACGTGGCCGTCGCCGAGACGCTGGTCGCCGCCGGTGCCGACCCGAACGTCCAGGACGACCGCCTCGACAGCCCCTGGCTGGTCACCGGCGTCACCGGCAGCGTCGCCATGATGCACGCCCTGCTCCCTGCGGGCCCCGACCTGAAGGTGACGAACCGCTTCGGCGGCACCTCCCTCATCCCCGCGAGCGAGCGCGGCCACGTCGACTATGTCCGGGCCGTGCTCCGCGAGACCGACATCGACGTCGACCACGTCAACCGGCTCGGCTGGACCGCTCTGCTGGAGGCCGTCATCCTCGGCGACGGCGGACCCGAGCACCAGGAGATCGTCGAGCTGCTGATCACCGCCGGTGCCACGGCCTACCTGCCGGACGGCGAGGGCGTCACCGCCCTCGAACATGCCGAGCGGCACGGCTTCACCGAGATCGCCGGTCTGCTGCGGGCCGTGCGTTAG
- a CDS encoding GlcG/HbpS family heme-binding protein — translation MQKISKRTRVLATGVALAALGAGAFGAASANAAPAAAVAKADVKNKNTMQTTHLTIKAATKAAEATLKAAEKENQRVSVAVVDRNGNTIVTLRGDGAGPQSYEAAQKKAFTAVSWNAPTSELAKRLTNAPTLKDIPGTLFLAGGAPVAAKGAPIAGIGVAGAPSGDLDEKFAQAGVAELAK, via the coding sequence ATGCAGAAGATCTCGAAGCGGACCCGCGTCCTGGCCACCGGCGTCGCCCTCGCCGCGCTCGGTGCCGGTGCCTTCGGCGCGGCCTCGGCGAACGCCGCGCCGGCCGCCGCCGTCGCCAAGGCCGACGTGAAGAACAAGAACACGATGCAGACGACGCACCTGACCATCAAGGCCGCCACGAAGGCCGCCGAGGCCACCCTGAAGGCCGCGGAGAAGGAGAACCAGCGCGTCTCCGTCGCCGTCGTCGACCGCAACGGCAACACCATCGTCACCCTGCGCGGCGACGGCGCCGGCCCGCAGTCCTACGAGGCCGCCCAGAAGAAGGCGTTCACCGCCGTCTCCTGGAACGCCCCCACCTCCGAGCTCGCCAAGCGCCTGACCAACGCCCCGACCCTGAAGGACATCCCCGGCACCCTCTTCCTCGCCGGTGGCGCCCCGGTCGCGGCCAAGGGTGCGCCGATCGCCGGCATCGGCGTGGCCGGCGCCCCGTCGGGCGACCTGGACGAGAAGTTCGCCCAGGCCGGCGTCGCCGAGCTCGCCAAGTAG
- a CDS encoding C45 family autoproteolytic acyltransferase/hydolase yields the protein MSIPRPENRPHIKAAATDPYERGVARGEQLHDGIPAAIEVYDRLFALGGITTARMREDAERALEAIGRFRPAAHAEITGIAKGAGAEEWRVAALNARTEILARSVAVPPGECTTIVRRSPGDDGAVRTFGVQTWDWHVELNGMWHTLESRGGTHDVVGLTENGILGKMGVNSAGLALHFNILGHVDDGIGGIPVHVLAAIVLEEAGSVAEAVEIIRSAPLASSGSFALFDETDAVLLDMSPVGIFEMRPENGTLLRTNHFLTPTPATGEKTWLYQPDSGERYDFVRDRLARRQPPTTVDELADFLVTGAGEPPVTCLPDPDMPLGQRWASLATITLEPATRTARILDGTPADIGVRDWRVLTAG from the coding sequence ATGTCCATCCCCCGCCCCGAGAACCGTCCCCACATCAAGGCCGCGGCCACCGACCCCTACGAGCGCGGCGTCGCCCGGGGCGAGCAGCTCCACGACGGCATCCCCGCCGCGATCGAGGTGTACGACCGGCTGTTCGCGCTCGGTGGCATCACCACCGCCCGGATGCGGGAGGACGCCGAGCGCGCCCTCGAAGCGATCGGGCGCTTCCGGCCCGCGGCACACGCCGAGATCACGGGCATCGCCAAGGGGGCCGGTGCCGAGGAGTGGCGCGTCGCCGCGCTCAACGCCCGCACCGAGATCCTGGCCCGCAGCGTCGCCGTGCCGCCGGGGGAGTGCACCACGATCGTGCGCCGCAGCCCCGGTGACGACGGTGCCGTGCGGACGTTCGGCGTCCAGACGTGGGACTGGCACGTCGAGCTCAACGGCATGTGGCACACGCTGGAGTCGCGCGGCGGCACCCATGACGTCGTCGGCCTCACCGAGAACGGCATCCTCGGCAAGATGGGCGTCAACAGCGCCGGTCTCGCCCTGCACTTCAACATCCTCGGCCACGTCGACGACGGCATCGGCGGCATCCCCGTCCATGTCCTCGCGGCGATCGTCCTCGAAGAGGCGGGGAGCGTCGCCGAGGCCGTCGAGATCATCCGCAGCGCACCGCTCGCCTCGTCCGGATCGTTCGCGCTCTTCGACGAGACCGACGCCGTGCTGCTCGACATGAGCCCCGTCGGCATCTTCGAGATGCGCCCCGAGAACGGCACGCTGCTGCGGACGAACCACTTCCTGACGCCGACGCCGGCCACCGGCGAGAAGACCTGGCTCTACCAGCCCGATTCGGGCGAGCGCTACGACTTCGTCCGTGACCGCCTCGCCCGCAGGCAGCCGCCGACCACGGTCGACGAGCTCGCGGACTTCCTCGTCACCGGGGCGGGCGAGCCCCCGGTGACCTGCCTGCCCGACCCGGACATGCCGCTCGGCCAGCGCTGGGCCAGCCTCGCGACCATCACCCTCGAACCCGCGACGCGCACCGCCAGGATCCTCGACGGGACGCCCGCCGACATCGGCGTACGCGACTGGCGGGTCCTCACCGCCGGCTGA
- the cynS gene encoding cyanase, with product MVHAQFDPTARQLLAAAAVEAKVRKDLSWQQIADAAGLSVAFVTAAVLGQHALPAASAEAVAELLGLDEDAAMLLQTIPTRGSIPGGIPTDPTIYRFYEMLQVYGTTLKALVHEQFGDGIISAINFKLDVKKVTDPEGGERAVITLDGKYLPTKPF from the coding sequence ATGGTGCACGCCCAGTTCGACCCCACCGCCCGCCAGCTGCTCGCCGCCGCCGCCGTCGAGGCCAAGGTCCGCAAGGACCTGTCGTGGCAGCAGATCGCGGACGCCGCCGGACTGTCCGTCGCGTTCGTCACCGCCGCCGTCCTCGGCCAGCACGCCCTCCCGGCCGCCTCCGCCGAGGCCGTCGCCGAGCTCCTCGGCCTGGACGAGGACGCGGCCATGCTGCTCCAGACCATCCCGACCCGCGGCTCGATCCCCGGCGGCATACCCACCGACCCGACCATCTACCGCTTCTACGAGATGCTCCAGGTCTACGGCACCACCCTCAAGGCCCTGGTCCACGAGCAGTTCGGCGACGGAATCATCTCCGCGATCAACTTCAAGCTCGACGTGAAGAAGGTCACCGACCCCGAGGGCGGCGAGCGCGCCGTGATCACCCTGGACGGCAAGTACCTTCCGACCAAGCCCTTCTGA
- a CDS encoding carbonic anhydrase, whose protein sequence is MYDLAEGVGTFQRDVFPAKAELFAHLADTHRPSTLFISCSDARVVPELITSSEPGELFVVRTAGNLVPAHTPAPDGIAAGIEYAVAVLGVQEIVVCGHSACGAMTALAARQDLSGAPAVADWLRHADASVARTAVGRQDVAALVRENVLAQLANLATHPSVARARAAGAVTLRGWVYDIPTGTVEELDVTGRSAALAA, encoded by the coding sequence ATGTACGACCTCGCCGAAGGGGTCGGGACTTTCCAGCGCGATGTCTTCCCGGCCAAGGCGGAGCTCTTCGCGCACCTGGCCGACACCCACCGGCCGTCGACACTGTTCATCAGCTGCTCGGACGCCCGCGTGGTGCCGGAGCTGATCACCAGCAGCGAGCCGGGCGAGCTCTTCGTCGTCCGCACCGCCGGAAACCTCGTACCCGCCCACACCCCCGCACCGGACGGCATCGCGGCCGGCATCGAGTACGCGGTCGCCGTCCTGGGTGTGCAGGAGATCGTGGTGTGCGGGCATTCGGCCTGTGGCGCGATGACCGCCCTGGCCGCACGCCAGGACCTCTCCGGCGCACCCGCGGTCGCCGACTGGCTGCGTCACGCCGACGCCTCGGTCGCCCGCACCGCCGTCGGCCGGCAGGACGTGGCCGCGCTGGTGCGCGAGAACGTGCTCGCCCAACTGGCGAACCTGGCCACCCACCCCTCGGTGGCCCGCGCAAGGGCCGCGGGCGCGGTCACCCTGCGCGGCTGGGTCTACGACATTCCCACCGGCACCGTCGAGGAACTCGACGTCACCGGCCGGTCCGCAGCCCTCGCGGCCTGA
- a CDS encoding iron-siderophore ABC transporter substrate-binding protein encodes MLLHRTTRVKPWRRVAAILSAATLGVGLLAGCGSDSADKKGEDAPAAASGAFPVAVEHAFGSTEITKAPKRVVSVGYTDDQAILALGIKPVGMVDQYPNPAGKSPDINTQWPWVKDKWGDTRPEVIMNNGDSGPNYEKIASLRPDLIIAVYSEIDKAAYEKLSRIAPTVGRTKAEKEPFSAPWQDNAVHIAKALGKEAEGKELVNGIQAKLDTAAKAHPEFAKQTAVALSWYKDSVAPFTSTDVRGRLVTGIGFKYRTEIDKVADGKFFTVLSPERVDLVDADRIFVINDKADTDALKRFELFTNLPAVKNGKVSYLLDSEGPAVGAAMSQGTLLSLPYAIDELVESVK; translated from the coding sequence ATGCTTCTCCATCGAACGACGCGTGTGAAGCCCTGGCGGCGGGTGGCGGCGATACTGTCCGCCGCGACCCTCGGCGTCGGCCTCCTCGCCGGATGCGGTTCCGACTCGGCGGACAAGAAGGGCGAGGACGCCCCGGCCGCCGCCTCCGGAGCGTTCCCGGTCGCCGTGGAGCACGCATTCGGGTCCACGGAGATCACCAAGGCCCCGAAGCGCGTCGTCTCCGTGGGCTACACGGACGACCAGGCCATTCTGGCGCTCGGCATCAAGCCGGTCGGCATGGTCGACCAGTACCCGAACCCGGCGGGCAAGTCCCCCGACATCAACACCCAGTGGCCCTGGGTCAAGGACAAGTGGGGCGACACCCGCCCCGAGGTCATCATGAACAACGGTGACTCGGGCCCCAATTACGAGAAGATCGCCTCGCTGCGGCCGGACCTGATCATCGCGGTCTACTCCGAGATCGACAAGGCCGCCTACGAGAAGCTCTCCAGGATCGCCCCGACGGTGGGCCGCACCAAGGCCGAGAAGGAGCCCTTCAGCGCGCCGTGGCAGGACAACGCGGTGCACATCGCCAAGGCGCTGGGCAAGGAGGCCGAGGGCAAGGAGCTGGTGAACGGTATCCAGGCCAAGCTCGACACGGCCGCGAAGGCCCACCCGGAGTTCGCGAAGCAGACCGCGGTGGCGCTGTCCTGGTACAAGGACTCCGTCGCGCCGTTCACCTCCACCGACGTACGCGGCCGGCTGGTCACGGGCATCGGCTTCAAGTACCGGACCGAGATCGACAAGGTCGCGGACGGCAAGTTCTTCACCGTGCTGTCCCCCGAGCGCGTCGACCTGGTCGACGCCGACCGCATCTTCGTCATCAACGACAAGGCGGACACGGACGCGTTGAAGAGGTTCGAGCTGTTCACCAACCTGCCCGCCGTCAAGAACGGCAAGGTCTCGTATCTGCTGGACAGCGAGGGCCCGGCGGTCGGTGCCGCCATGTCCCAGGGAACCCTGCTCTCGCTGCCGTACGCGATCGACGAGCTCGTCGAGTCGGTCAAGTAG
- a CDS encoding lysine N(6)-hydroxylase/L-ornithine N(5)-oxygenase family protein has product MSQVLPGDAPLVHDLIGIGFGPSNVAMAIALSEHNTRVGRQESVTAHFFEQQQSFGWHRGMLIDDATMQVSFLKDLVTLRNPASEYSFLCYLQSKGRLIDFINHKNLFPLRVEFHDYFEWAAAKVDDMVSYGHEVVSVTPFVQDGVVEYLDVTVRSAQGLSVHRARNLVVGTGLRPLMPQGVERGERVWHNSDLLRKVDGLEAASPSRFVVVGAGQSAAENVAYLHRRFPEAEVCAVFSRYGYSPADDSSFANRIFDPGAVDDYFAAPESVKTRLMAYHGNTNYSVVDIDLIDDLYRQMYQEKVLGTERLRFLNVSRVTGVEETPDGVRTTVNSLVTGEETLLDADVVVFATGYSPADPLGLLGEVAGHCLRDDAGRVRVERDYRVSTGPELRCGIYLQGGTEHTHGITTSLLSNTAIRVGEILDSLLDRGVKSASDEARPVADGTGTHA; this is encoded by the coding sequence ATGTCACAGGTTCTTCCTGGCGACGCACCACTGGTCCACGACCTGATCGGCATCGGCTTCGGCCCCTCCAATGTGGCGATGGCGATCGCGCTGAGTGAACACAACACCCGCGTCGGCAGGCAGGAGTCGGTCACCGCTCACTTCTTCGAGCAGCAGCAGAGCTTCGGTTGGCACCGCGGCATGCTGATCGACGACGCCACCATGCAGGTGTCCTTCCTCAAGGACCTGGTGACGCTCCGGAACCCGGCCAGCGAGTACAGCTTCCTCTGCTATCTGCAGAGCAAGGGCCGGCTGATCGACTTCATCAACCACAAGAACCTCTTCCCGCTGCGGGTCGAGTTCCACGACTACTTCGAGTGGGCCGCGGCCAAGGTCGACGACATGGTCTCCTACGGGCACGAGGTCGTCTCCGTCACGCCCTTCGTCCAGGACGGCGTCGTGGAGTACCTGGACGTGACCGTCCGTTCGGCACAGGGCCTCTCGGTCCACCGGGCCCGCAACCTCGTCGTCGGAACCGGGCTGCGTCCCCTCATGCCCCAGGGTGTGGAGCGAGGCGAGCGGGTCTGGCACAACTCCGATCTGCTGCGGAAGGTCGACGGCCTCGAAGCCGCCTCGCCCTCGCGGTTCGTCGTCGTGGGCGCCGGCCAGAGCGCCGCCGAGAACGTCGCCTACCTGCACCGCCGCTTCCCCGAGGCCGAGGTGTGCGCGGTCTTCTCCCGCTACGGCTACAGCCCCGCCGACGACAGCAGCTTCGCCAACCGGATCTTCGACCCCGGCGCCGTCGACGACTACTTCGCCGCGCCCGAGAGCGTCAAGACCCGGCTGATGGCCTACCACGGCAACACCAACTACTCCGTGGTGGACATCGACCTGATCGACGACCTGTACCGGCAGATGTACCAGGAGAAGGTCCTCGGCACCGAACGGCTGCGGTTCCTCAACGTCTCCCGGGTCACCGGGGTCGAGGAGACGCCCGACGGCGTCCGTACCACCGTGAACTCCCTCGTCACGGGCGAGGAGACGCTCCTGGACGCGGACGTCGTGGTCTTCGCCACCGGCTACAGCCCCGCCGACCCGCTCGGTCTCCTCGGTGAGGTCGCCGGCCACTGCCTGCGCGACGACGCGGGCAGGGTCCGGGTCGAGCGCGACTACCGCGTCTCGACCGGCCCCGAACTGCGCTGCGGCATCTACCTCCAGGGCGGTACGGAGCACACGCACGGCATCACGACGTCCCTGCTGTCGAACACCGCGATACGGGTCGGGGAGATCCTGGACTCGCTCCTGGACCGGGGCGTCAAGTCCGCCTCCGACGAGGCCCGTCCGGTCGCCGACGGCACCGGTACGCACGCGTGA
- a CDS encoding FecCD family ABC transporter permease — protein sequence MNGTDMNPSVAPGVRIGQVSFVWRPWPVLVTLLLAAGAFLVFCLSIGVGDFPIRLPRVIATLLGRGEQVDEFVIMDLRMPRALAGLVVGFALGMSGAITQSVARNPLASPDILGITGGAGAVAVFLVTVSGGAAAAVTGSVGLPAAALAGGLGTGLLVYFLAWRRGIDGFRLILIGISVSAVMEAITTWLLVSADIRDVARAQSWLVGSLDGRSWDEVRVAFWCTLVLVVVVAAVAFQFRPMHLGDEVAAGLGVRYSRVRAVLLLCAVLLAALAVSAAGPVPFVALVAPQVAMRLARFPTPPMVASGLVGALLLIGSDLVARTALPITLPVGVVTAAIGGPFLIYLLVRANLR from the coding sequence ATGAACGGGACGGACATGAACCCATCGGTGGCGCCGGGCGTACGGATCGGCCAGGTGTCGTTCGTATGGCGGCCCTGGCCCGTCCTGGTCACCCTGCTGCTGGCGGCGGGCGCCTTCCTGGTGTTCTGCCTCTCCATCGGCGTGGGGGACTTCCCCATCAGGCTGCCCCGGGTGATCGCCACGCTCCTCGGCCGGGGCGAACAGGTCGACGAGTTCGTGATCATGGATCTGCGGATGCCGCGCGCCCTGGCCGGTCTCGTCGTGGGATTCGCGCTGGGCATGTCCGGGGCGATCACGCAGTCCGTCGCACGCAATCCGCTGGCCAGCCCGGACATTCTGGGCATCACCGGGGGAGCGGGCGCGGTCGCGGTCTTCCTGGTGACCGTGTCGGGCGGGGCGGCCGCGGCGGTCACCGGCTCGGTGGGCCTGCCCGCGGCGGCTCTCGCGGGCGGACTCGGCACGGGGCTGCTGGTGTACTTCCTGGCCTGGCGGCGCGGGATCGACGGTTTCCGGCTCATCCTCATCGGCATCTCGGTGAGCGCCGTGATGGAGGCGATCACCACCTGGCTGCTGGTCTCCGCCGACATCAGGGACGTGGCCAGGGCACAGTCGTGGCTGGTCGGTTCGCTGGACGGCCGGTCGTGGGACGAGGTCCGGGTGGCGTTCTGGTGCACGCTCGTCCTCGTGGTGGTCGTGGCCGCGGTCGCGTTCCAGTTCAGACCGATGCATCTCGGCGACGAGGTCGCCGCCGGCCTGGGTGTCCGGTACTCGCGAGTGCGGGCGGTCCTGCTGCTGTGCGCGGTCCTGCTGGCCGCCCTGGCGGTGAGCGCGGCGGGCCCGGTGCCGTTCGTCGCCCTGGTGGCGCCGCAGGTGGCGATGCGTCTGGCGAGGTTCCCGACACCCCCGATGGTGGCCTCCGGCCTGGTGGGCGCGTTGCTGCTGATCGGGTCGGACCTGGTCGCGCGCACGGCGCTGCCGATCACCCTCCCGGTCGGTGTGGTCACCGCCGCGATCGGCGGCCCGTTCCTCATCTACCTGCTGGTGCGGGCGAATCTCAGGTAG
- a CDS encoding ABC transporter ATP-binding protein produces the protein MATQFTTGTGTGAEAAEAPRLAARGVTVGYGGRTVIDALDVAIPPGVITTIIGPNGCGKSTLLRTLTRLLKPSGGTVVLDGEDIGRLRTRDVAKKLGLLPQAPVAPEGLTVADLVARGRHPHQSWLRQWSADDAGVVERALAMTGVSELADRPVDSLSGGQRQRVWISMTLAQGTDLLLLDEPTTYLDLAHAIDVLDLVDDLHESGRTVVMVLHDLNLATRYSDNLIVMREGSVLAQGHPREVITAELLREAFGLHATVIDDPVGDRPLIVPIGRTHVRLDS, from the coding sequence GTGGCCACTCAGTTCACCACCGGGACCGGGACCGGGGCCGAAGCCGCGGAGGCACCACGGCTGGCAGCCAGGGGAGTCACGGTCGGGTACGGCGGCCGGACGGTCATCGACGCCCTCGACGTGGCGATCCCCCCGGGGGTGATCACCACGATCATCGGCCCCAACGGCTGCGGCAAGTCCACCCTGTTGCGCACCCTGACCCGGCTGCTGAAGCCGTCCGGGGGGACGGTCGTGCTGGACGGCGAGGACATCGGCAGGCTCCGGACCAGGGACGTGGCCAAGAAGCTCGGTCTGCTGCCGCAGGCGCCGGTCGCGCCGGAGGGGCTGACCGTGGCCGATCTGGTCGCCAGGGGACGCCATCCGCACCAGAGCTGGCTGCGGCAGTGGTCCGCGGACGACGCCGGCGTCGTGGAACGCGCGCTGGCCATGACCGGGGTGTCCGAACTGGCCGACCGTCCGGTCGACTCGCTCTCCGGCGGACAGCGCCAGCGTGTCTGGATCTCGATGACGCTGGCCCAGGGGACCGACCTGCTGCTGCTGGACGAGCCGACCACCTATCTGGACCTGGCGCACGCGATCGACGTGCTCGACCTGGTGGACGACCTGCACGAGTCGGGGCGCACCGTGGTCATGGTGCTGCACGACCTCAATCTGGCGACGCGTTACAGCGACAACCTGATCGTGATGCGGGAGGGCTCCGTCCTGGCGCAGGGACACCCGCGCGAGGTGATCACCGCCGAGCTGCTGCGCGAGGCGTTCGGGCTGCACGCCACGGTCATCGACGACCCCGTGGGCGACCGGCCGCTCATCGTGCCGATCGGCCGTACGCACGTCCGGCTCGACTCGTAG